The Macrobrachium nipponense isolate FS-2020 chromosome 1, ASM1510439v2, whole genome shotgun sequence genome includes a window with the following:
- the LOC135218810 gene encoding uncharacterized protein LOC135218810 produces the protein MRQCSNLPPNPLLGQQSRPSENDVPYLRTPIGARLHQFWEEWKSRGAEAQVIEVLRLDYTIPFVERPPLAKVPIRLTAYSIGSEKFLALEKKVISLAHEEVIEEAHDSSEGYYNRLFVVPKASGGWRPVLDVSALNRFMLKTKFKMKTQSSVLAALSQGDWMVSLDMQDAYFHVPSGLKEVSPDMQDAYFHVPIHQDSRKYLRFVFQDKILQFRTLCFNLSTAPQVFTRVLNSLTQWLHLMVINVSMYLDDCLLRAPSEEQYGTIFGNGTIFPAQLVLCSAMQWMSLLGTLSSVEKLIKLGKLHSRTRQFYLTANSYRKSQPDSTVFHITEDMKSDLAWWDSSERLQEGVSLLSVNPSLQFISDASGACLGATLMDRNVSGVWTESQKDLHTNVKDLLAVFLGFQKFVHMVEGRVVAINADNSTALSYIWKRGTHSFTLFLKVRELLLWAEEHQIQLVPRFVRGRMNVLEDELSRRRQVL, from the coding sequence ATGAGACAATGTTCGAACCTTCCACCAAATCCTCTTCTAGGTCAGCAGTCAAGACCAAGCGAAAATGATGTACCTTACCTTCGCACACCAATAGGCGCCAGGCTGCACcagttttgggaggaatggaaaaGCAGAGGTGCAGAAGCCCAGGTGATAGAAGTCTTACGCCTAGACTACACCATCCCTTTTGTGGAAAGGCCTCCCTTAGCCAAGGTTCCCATCAGATTGACAGCTTACTCCATAGGCTCtgaaaagttcttggctctcgAGAAAAAAGTAATCTCCTTGGCTCATGAGGAAGTTATTGAGGAAGCCCATGATTCGTCGGAGGGCTATTACAACAGGCTGTTTGTGGTTCCCAAagcatcagggggctggagaccCGTGTTGGACGTGAGTGCTTTGAACCGGTTCATGCTAAAAACCAAGTTCAAGATGAAGACTCAGAGTTCGGTGCTGGCGGCTCTCagtcagggggattggatggtatctctcgacatGCAGGATGCCTACTTCCATGTCCCATCAGGACTCAAGGAAGTATCACCCGACATGCAGGATGCCTACTTCCATGTCCCAATCCATCAGGACTCAAGGAAGTATCTCCGCTTCGTTTTTCAAGACAAGATACTTCAGTTTCGTACTCTGTGCTTCAACCTTTCGacagctcctcaagttttcaccagggttctaaaCTCCCTGACACAATGGTTACATCTGATGGTCATCAATgtctcgatgtatttggacgatTGTCTTCTCCGAGCACCATCGGAGGAGCAGTATGGTACAATCTTTGGCAATGGTACAATCTTTCCTGCACAACTTGTGTTGTGCTCAGCAATGCAGTGGATGAGCCTATTGGGGACGTTGTCCTCAGTAGAGAAATTAATAAAACTAGGGAAGTTACACTCGAGGACTCGCCAGTTTTACCTAACAGCGAACTCGTACAGAAAGTCGCAACCTGATTCCACGGTTTTTCACATTACGGAGGACATGAAGAGCGATCTAGCTTGGTGGGACTCAAGTGAAAGGCTTCAGGAGGGCGTGTCACTCCTCTCTGTGAACCCCAGCCTACAGTTCATTTCAGATGCGTCGGGCGCATGTTTGGGCGCTACTCTTATGGATCGCAATGTGTCAGGGGTATGGACAGAGTCCCAGAAAGACCTTCACACCAATGTCAAGGACCTCCTAGCAGTCTTCCTGGGCTTTCAGAAGTTTGTTCATAtggtagaaggtcgagtagtagCCATTAATGCGGACAACTCCACAGCCCTGTCTTACATTTGGAAacgggggactcactctttcacTCTGTTCTTGAAGGTGCGAGAACTTCTACTCTGGGCAGAAGAACATCAGATCCAGCTCGTTCCTCGTTTTGTTCGGGGGAGGATGAACGTTCTGGAAGATGAACTCAGCAGAAGGAGACAAGTTTTATGA